Proteins encoded together in one Mobula birostris isolate sMobBir1 chromosome 9, sMobBir1.hap1, whole genome shotgun sequence window:
- the pgp gene encoding glycerol-3-phosphate phosphatase produces MDTVESGGLAVCTNYRESSRSGTGAARAIAARVFGAWSLGKLGHVGRALRLFHPGAGPGRAGPGRGLRRSCRFRVPPPQSLTMATSCTRLTGDLCSQVLDSVDALLFDCDGVLWKGDSMIPGAAALVNRLQERGKLVFFLTNNSTKSREMYVEKLRRLGFQAHCEQVFGSAPCAALYLRQEAKLSGSVYLIGGAALRGELQAQNIACSDSGPGPGLVQAMATEPLDPTVAAVLIGFDEHFTYTKLCRASRYLQDPACIFLATNTDTLLPLEGGGIPGTGCLVKAVEAASKRTAYVIGKPNDYMFKCLMKENGIDPSRTVMVGDRLDTDILMGTSCGLRTILALTGVSTLEEVRAHQESNSPERHKLVPTYYVNSVADLFPGLE; encoded by the exons ATGGATACTGTAGAATCAGGAGGGCTGGCTGTGTGCACAAACTACCGAGAAAGCTCAAGATCCGGAACGGGAGCGGCTAGGGCGATTGCAGCGAGAGTGTTCGGAGCCTGGTCACTGGGAAAGCTGGGTCACGTAGGGCGTGCTCTGCGGCTTTTCCACCCGGGGGCCGGGCCGGGCCGGGCCGGGCCGGGGCGGGGTTTGCGGCGGTCATGCCGGTTCCGCGTTCCGCCGCCGCAGTCTCTCACTATGGCCACCAGCTGTACTCGTTTGACCGGGGATCTGTGCTCGCAGGTTCTGGACTCGGTGGACGCGCTGCTGTTCGACTGCGACGGGGTGCTGTGGAAAGGGGACAGCATGATCCCCGGCGCGGCGGCGCTGGTAAACAGGCTGCAAGAGCGGGGAAAGCTGGTCTTCTTCCTGACGAACAACAGCACCAAGAGCCGAGAGATGTACGTGGAGAAGCTCCGGCGCCTGGGTTTCCAAGCGCACTGCGAACAAGTATTCGGCTCTGCGCCTTGTGCTGCCTTGTACCTGCGCCAGGAGGCCAAGCTCAGCGGCTCCGTCTATCTGATCGGCGGCGCGGCGCTGCGCGGGGAACTGCAGGCCCAGAACATCGCCTGCTCCGACTCGGGCCCTGGTCCTGGGCTTGTGCAGGCAATGGCGACCGAGCCCCTCGACCCCACTGTGGCCGCAGTGCTCATTGGCTTCGACGAACATTTCACGTACACAAAGCTGTGCCGGGCCTCCCGCTACCTGCAGGATCCCGCCTGCATCTTCCTGGCCACCAACACTGACACCCTGCTGCCTTTGGAGGGCGGCGGGATTCCGG GGACAGGATGCTTGGTAAAGGCAGTTGAGGCAGCATCAAAACGCACTGCTTACGTCATCGGCAAGCCCAATGATTATATGTTCAAGTGTTTGATGAAAGAGAATGGTATTGACCCAAGCAGGACGGTGATGGTGGGAGACCGGCTGGATACTGACATTCTCATGGGCACTAGTTGTGGCCTCCGCACCATTCTGGCCTTAACTGGGGTTTCCACCCTGGAAGAAGTGAGGGCCCATCAGGAaagtaattccccagaacggcACAAGTTGGTCCCAACTTACTATGTGAATAGTGTGGCTGACCTATTCCCTGGACTTGAATGA